A genome region from Hymenobacter tibetensis includes the following:
- the pyrF gene encoding orotidine-5'-phosphate decarboxylase — MNKLTARVQQVNSLLCVGLDPVGDDAQVESRLAEVIEQTAKYAAAFKPNLAFFLSRPGGVELLQRTVRRIPSETLVILDGKFGDIANTADHYARFAYDVIGADSVTVNPYMGDDSIVPFAREGKMVFVLAKTSNKPAHSLQDVALTQGGTLADYTTGVAQELNEQHHNIGLVVGATNAEAVARIRSISAQQWFLVPGIGAQGGDLEATLNAGLRADGQGLLINASRAIWQASDAAAAAKELTAQINQLRPIGV; from the coding sequence ATGAACAAACTTACTGCCCGCGTTCAGCAAGTTAACTCCCTGCTTTGCGTGGGGCTCGACCCCGTCGGTGACGATGCGCAAGTGGAAAGCCGCTTGGCCGAAGTCATCGAGCAGACTGCCAAATATGCCGCGGCCTTTAAGCCCAACCTAGCCTTCTTTCTGAGCCGGCCGGGTGGGGTAGAGCTGTTGCAGCGCACAGTACGCCGGATTCCGTCGGAGACGCTGGTGATTCTGGACGGCAAGTTCGGCGATATTGCCAACACCGCCGACCATTACGCCCGCTTTGCCTACGACGTAATCGGGGCCGATTCGGTGACGGTGAACCCCTACATGGGCGACGATTCCATTGTGCCCTTTGCCCGCGAAGGCAAGATGGTGTTCGTGCTGGCCAAAACGTCTAACAAACCCGCTCATTCCTTGCAAGACGTAGCCCTCACCCAAGGCGGCACCTTAGCTGACTATACCACCGGCGTAGCACAGGAACTCAACGAGCAACACCACAACATCGGGCTGGTAGTAGGCGCCACCAACGCCGAAGCCGTGGCTCGTATCCGGAGCATCAGCGCCCAGCAGTGGTTCTTGGTGCCCGGCATCGGCGCTCAAGGTGGTGACTTGGAGGCAACGCTAAACGCTGGCTTGCGCGCCGACGGGCAGGGACTTCTGATCAACGCTTCGCGCGCTATCTGGCAGGCCTCGGATGCTGCGGCGGCAGCTAAAGAGCTAACTGCTCAAATCAACCAGCTGCGGCCAATAGGCGTGTAG
- a CDS encoding dihydroorotate dehydrogenase — protein sequence MQLGSLTLQNPVCLAAANWHLPDGLGYERLGGIFTRTVTMEPKPGLYEEGVWQVAEQTLLNATNMRTESAEILANEHLPHLRRFGVPVFVSITAPGVPGFRKIARYLAREVADQIAGVEVYIAAPDTANGQDLTAKFVREATQAVRDELGPESAVVVKLPPWPEHIRSLAVGAQEGGATALAATNVLKGLHLSDDATAEPLVGGLSGEALRAVALRCVWELAHDERITLPIFGTGGVFTAAHVTDYLRCGASAVQIASGEWLEPGLSARLAHECAHVIPNSNTVNR from the coding sequence ATGCAACTCGGTTCCCTCACTTTGCAGAATCCCGTTTGTCTGGCCGCGGCCAACTGGCACTTGCCCGACGGACTTGGCTATGAGCGGTTAGGCGGCATTTTCACCCGAACCGTCACCATGGAGCCCAAGCCTGGGCTGTATGAGGAAGGTGTCTGGCAGGTAGCCGAGCAAACCCTGCTCAACGCCACTAATATGCGCACCGAAAGCGCAGAAATTCTGGCCAATGAACACCTACCCCATTTGCGCCGATTTGGCGTGCCCGTGTTCGTGAGCATTACGGCGCCAGGCGTACCGGGCTTCCGCAAGATTGCCCGCTATCTGGCCCGCGAAGTAGCCGACCAAATAGCCGGAGTAGAAGTATACATAGCCGCCCCCGATACAGCAAACGGACAAGACCTAACCGCCAAGTTCGTGCGCGAAGCCACCCAAGCCGTGCGCGACGAGTTAGGACCAGAATCCGCCGTAGTAGTGAAACTGCCACCGTGGCCCGAGCATATCCGTAGCCTCGCGGTGGGAGCCCAGGAGGGCGGTGCTACCGCGCTGGCCGCTACCAACGTTTTGAAAGGTTTGCACCTCTCCGATGATGCCACGGCCGAGCCCCTGGTAGGTGGGTTGTCGGGCGAAGCCTTGCGGGCCGTGGCCTTGCGGTGCGTATGGGAACTGGCCCACGATGAGCGGATTACGCTGCCCATCTTCGGAACGGGTGGGGTGTTTACGGCCGCCCACGTTACTGACTATTTGCGGTGCGGTGCTTCGGCTGTGCAGATAGCCAGTGGCGAATGGCTGGAGCCTGGCCTCTCGGCGCGCTTGGCGCACGAGTGTGCTCACGTAATACCCAACTCGAACACGGTAAACCGCTAA